AGATCCAGGGCTTGCCATAGAAAGCATCCGTTCTGTTCCAAACCGGATTTTCTTCTGCCCACAGATCAAGAACGATCAGTTTATTGTCGGGCACTGCATTCAGGTAAGCCTTTATCTGATCAGGTTGCCAGAAATCTTTTTTATCTACGAACAGCCAGCCCTGCATTACCCACACAGCTTCCGGGTCAACGCTGGCCATGGATCTGTATACTGCGTTGCTGATATTGTTGAGGTAGATGGAGTCGTTGCTGGGCGGATACATTTCATTGAAGGTATCGGCTCCATACAGATGGTCTGTACCAAACGTTTTGATCTGCTCTTCCATAAACCTGCTTCCTATTTCGTTGAAGAGCGGATCATTTGCATCGAGGATATAGGTATCATCAAACCTGCCTTCCCAGTTTATTTTTTTCAGGTTTGCTTTTGGAAACTTGTCCTTAAACGTTGGAGGCACATGGCCGGTAAATGCGGGAAGGATGGGCGTCATGCCGAGCTCGCGTTCCCGGGCCAGGATCTTTTTCTGTAATGCTTCGTGGCTGATCATCCAGCTTTTCGGCAGGGGGCCACCCCATGCATCGATATTGCCTGCCCAGAACCACATGAAATAAGCCGGGCCTGTAAAGAACGCGTCCATATCGGCATCGCCAAATCCCATTTTCCGGTAAATTCTGTCCCAGACTGCATTCTGGCCAGTCATTGCCAATGGCATATTGATGCCGTTCAATGCCATGTAATCGATCTCCCATTGCCATCTGTCCCAGTCCCACCAGGAAGAAGTATAGTTGAAAGTGCAATAATTGAAGTAATGCCTGTACTTGTGTGGCGTTACTTTACGGATCTTTTTCTCCACCATCGGAAAGGGTGAAGGGATAGCCAGGTTGGTACTGTTCCAGCTTACATCGCAGTGCGCATAATTCTTTAGCCAGTAATTGAATGCACTGGCAACGGAAATGCCATTGTTCCCTTTCAATACTATTTTGCCATTGCTGCTTTCCAGTTCAAATACATCTTTTCCATTTTCTTTTGGAATGTAAGCCACTTCAAACCTGTGGGCATAAGCCGGCAGTATTCTCTTAATGATACCTGATGCCGCCTCCTTATTGAAGCCTGAAGAGTCTTCTCTTACTTTTCCCTTTACCTGAATGGCAAGTATTACAGAAAATGCTAAAAGCGCCGTTGTTCTTTTAATTCCTGTCATCACTTTCATCTTATTTTTTTAATGGCCAGAATCCGGCCGGATTAAATTTATATCTCCACAAATCGCCTGCATTATCCAGCGCAAGCAGGTCGGTACCTGATGCAAATACCAATGGATACATATCCCAGCCACTACCAACATGTTTTCTCACGCCGAAATTTCCATCATCGGAAAGCGGGTACTGGTAAAGGTTTCCATTAGCATCGATTGTGAGCAAACTGTTCTGGTAAGGAAAGATCTGAGCGAAAGTGTTCCAGCCTATTCCGATCTGTCTTATTTGTCCATAATTGAAATCCTCTGCTTCCAGTGGATACATGGTCATGGAACCGCCGCCATTGATGCCGAGCAATGCTCCTTTGTATGGAATGATATTGCTGAAAATGCCCCATCCGAATCCGATCTTTTTGCTGGCGCCGAAATTTCCATTTGCATCGATCACATATTGTGTAATATTGCCGCCACCACTGGCTTCCCTGCCAATTAACCGGTTGCCTCCATAATAAAATACCATATCGAAAATATTCCAGCCAACACCGATCTGTGCAGGCGCTTCAAAGGTTCCGTCATTGGCAACAGGGTAGAGCAATAACTGGCCATCGGGTGTTTTATGGATGAGCTTTCCACCAAAATCGAACATGCTTGTACCTGCATTGGCGCCAAAGGAATATACTTTTTCACGCGGTACTTCGCCAGGCGAATAAGAACCTGTAATAATGTAATAAGTTGTCCGTATCGAATTGTTGATCTTTACATCGGCATTGGTAATACTGATGGGAAGCAGGTAAGTTTCAAACGGCAGTATAAAGCCGAGGGTCTTTACGCTGATATGCAAAGCGCTGGTTGATTGATTGCCGGAAGAAATGATGGCTTCAGGATCGTTGAGCACATAACTTCCCTGCGGCAGTATGCTGTAACTGGTGCCGTTCTTAAGATTGAAACTGTCTACCATTTCCGGCAGCACATCAAATTTCACTTTTACATCTGCACCATTCTTCAGGCTGCCGCCTATGAAGGCACTGTATGTGAACTGATACAATGAATCAGTGATCAGGACTGCTTTTTCCAATGGAGCGTTAGCCTGCGGCATATACACCATGGTAAACTCGCTGGCGCCAGGAATATCTTCATTCACAAATACTTTCTTACCGCAGGACAGGAACAGTATAGCAGTAAGCAGCGTGAACAACTGTATGATCTTTTTCATAATTTCCTACGTTAATGCTTGTTTGTAATTACCATCCCGGGTTCTGAACCATATTGGGGTTCTTGTCTATTTCACTTTGTGGGATGGGGAACAGGTAGTGTTTAGGGGATTCAAAAACCCTTTGCTCGATCATTGTCCGTTTATAATAATTGACATCCTGCAAGCTTGTGCCGGCGGAAATATTCATTCCATAAACGGGCCCCTTATCTGTTTGGGCAGCAATTTTCCAACGATGTGCATCGAAAAAACGATGTGTCTCAAACGCAAGCTCAACGCGTCTTTCGTTTCTGATGGCATCCCGCATCTGAGATACATTCAAGCCTGCGGGAAGGTCCGGCATTCCGGCCCTGTTCCTGATGGCATTGATGGAATTGTACACTTCTGTAACGGGTGTATTCCTGGCTTCATTCAATGCTTCCGCGTAGTTCAGGTACATTTCTCCGAGGCGGAAGAATATCCATGTTTTTAAGGTGAAGCGTTGTTGTGGGATGCTAACAGCCGGATCGGAAAACTTTTTCAGCAAATACCCTGTGGTGTTATAATCTCTTCCGGAATTTCCTCTTCCATCTGCTCCTGTTTGCCAGAACTGCAATCGCCTGTCTATAAAAAATGCACCATTGTAATTGATCGTTGCATAGAAGCGCGGGTCACGGTGGACATACATATTGCTGATGCCTGCCAGCCATCTGCCTGAGGGTTCATCTGCAGTTGCAAATCCTGTTTCTGTGTATCCCGAAGTTGGATTGATCACGGGCGAACCATCGGCATTATAGCCCTGGATGGGTGCCTGGCCGTTGTCCATTTCATAGGCGTCTACCTGGGCTTGTGTGGGGTTCCATCCATTCCATCCTCCGAGGCTTCCGGGGAAGGAACATTTTTCCATCCAGCTGTCCAATCCGGAATTCCTGGCAAACAGCACTTCTGTATTATTGTTTTCCAGGAATAACTGCTGATAGTTCTGAACAGGGTTAGGATATTTTCTGAACAATCCATATCCTGCCGCTTCGCATTTGTCGATACAATCTTTGGCAGCATTGGCAGCCAGTTCCCATTTTTCTGCTTTATACTCCTGGGGAAATAATCTGTTACCTTGTTTGTCGGCAAAATTCTTGTAATCGGGATTCCCATTCCACAGTGGGCTTGCACTATATAACAATACTCTTGCCTTCAGGGCCAGCGCCGCGGCTTCAGTGGGCCTGCCAAGGTCCCTGTTGGTGGCAACATGCATATCCAGCATGCTGATGGCCTTATCACATTCACTTACTACAAAATCCACACATTCGTCCAGGGTTTTTCTTTTGATGGCAGTAAAATCATCTGAAACATTTACAGGGTAATCCAGCACAGGTACCGGTCCGTAGATACGCATCAATTGAAAATGATAGAAGGCCCTCAGAAAAATGGCTTCTCCATTCCAACGCTGTTTGTTCTCTGCTGTCAGTTCCGTTGATACGGGCGTGAGCTCGAAATATTTCAGGAAGATATTTGCCTTCCTGATGCCTTCGTACATATTCTTATAGATCTGCCCTGTTACATTGTAAGAGTTCCAGGAGCCCTTGTTCATGAGCTTGGGGAATTTTTCGGGCCATGGAATATTCATTTCATCCGAAGCGATGATAAATGGATTGATGTCGGCAAAGTCTGTGAAGTAGATCTCATTGGGAAGGCCAGCATAGATATCCGTGAGGAATGCTTCTGCGTATCGTCTTTGTTTGAAGGCATCCTGGATGGCAATATCTTCTTCGGGGCCTTTATCGAGAAAATCTTTTTTGCATGATACATTGAATACGAGATTCAGAGTCAGCAGTCCGAACAGTATATTTCTGGTATTTTTTTTCATGATTGTTCCGTTTTATTTAAAGTCAACCTGAAAACCAACGTTAACAGAACGTTGCAATGGATATCCGCCGGTTCCATCATTCGACTCGGGGTCCATCACTTTGATATGGTCCCAGGTAACAAGGTTCACTGCATTCACGAATACACGAAACCTGCTGATACCGATCCTGTTCATCACTTTCTGTGGCATTGTATATCCGATCTCGGCATTTCTGAGCCGCAGGTAGTCGCCCTTCCGCATCCACAGTGTTGAGTTCAGGAAGTTATTGGGGTTGTTGCCTACATCAATAGCGGGATAACGGGCATTGGTATTGGAGGGCGTCCAGCGGTTATCATAATATTCCCGCATCACATTGTTCACTCCAAGTCCATCGTAGAAAGGCCACATGGATACGCCGCTCATGAAGATGCTGGTTTTGGCAGCGCCGGTAAAATAGATGCTGGCATCAAAATCCTTGTAAGCAACTGTAGTCCCAAATCCGAATGTGATCTGTGGCAATCTGGGATGTCCCACAGGGATCTGATCAAATGCATCGATGATGCCATCGGCATTGATATCCCTGTATTTGACATCACCCACACGAACATTCGAAAATGTTTGACGCGGACTGATATCGATATCTTCCTGGCTTTGAAAAAGACCTTCTGCAATAAAAGCAAATGATTGTCCTAGTGGCAGCCCCTTTCCGGAGAGATAGGCATAACGTTTTGCAGGTTCATCATTTTCTATTATTTCATTTTTCGCATAGGTGAAGTTTCCACGGAAGGAATAATAGAATCCACTGGCGGTGGTATTGCGAACTTCTATCAAACCATCAAAGCCCTTGTTCCTGATCCTTCCGAGATTGCCATAAGGGATGGACCAGGGGAAGAAGCCGGCAACGGCAGGAACGGTTTGTCTTTGTATCAGGATGTCCTTCCTGTCTTCATTGAAGGCATCAAACTGGATGGTGAGCTTGTCGTTGAACAGGCCAATGTCGAGCCCGATATTATTCTTCACAGCAGTTTCCCATGTAACATTGGGATTGCCGATGGCGTCTTCTTCCATGCCCGCCAGCAGTTCCTGATTGGGGCCAAAATAATAGGATTGTCCCTGTGTTCTCACAGTACTTTGAAATAAGAAACGTTGTCCGATCTGATCATTTCCCACAAGACCATGAGAAGCTCTCAGTTTCAGATTGTTCACAAACGAAACATTCCAGAACATTTCATTGGAAACAACCCAGCCTATGGACGCAGAAGGGAAGAACCCAAATCTATTCCCTTTGGGAAAGTTTTCGGAACCGTTATAACCAAAATTGAATTCTGCGAGATACCTGCTGTCATAATTATAAGTTGCCCTTCCTGCAATCCCCTGGCGGCGGAAAGGAATATTTGACCTTGAATCTGCAGCTGTGAGATTCACATAATCCCGCTGGTTGTACAATAACATGGCGGTGACTGCATGACTATTGAATACACGGTCATAGTTTAGTTGTAATTCTGTATAGATAGCCCTGTTGCTGGCATTCTCTGTATAATAACCTAAGGGTTTTTCTTCCCTGAAGGAGGTGCTGTACATGTCTTCGTTGGTCACGGGATCTTTACCCAGGTATCTTTTCACTTCAAATTCCTTGAGACGCACATTGTTGGTTTGTGCGTAGTGATCATAGGAAAAAAGACCGCGTAGTGATAATCCCTTTGTAGTGAAAGAAGACAGATCCCAACGCGCTGCAAAAGTGCCCTGCAGCGTGCTCCTGTTTTGCGTGGAGTAACCTGATTGTGTAACGCGTGCCCAGGGGTTCCAGCCAATAAATGTTTGTGCACCACCTGGACTTCCATCAGGATTCCTGATGGGATAGGCAATGGGTGAGATCACTTTCAGTGCTTCGAAGATCGATGGAGCGGAGAAGCCCGGGTAATTTCCATTTTGAATAATGCCTCCCAGTCCCAGTTGCATGGTCAGTTTTTTGGACAGGTTGATATCGATATTGCTGCGGAAATTATAGCGCTTGATATTGGCGTTGGTCTTGAATTTATTGGATGCATCCTGTTTGTAAATTCCATCCTGGAGCGTAAAGCCGATATTGGTATAATATTTAATGATGTCCGTTCCGCCGGTAACGCTTAAGTTATTGATGGTTTGCCAGGCATCTGTTTTAAGTGTGGCATTGGTCCAGTCGGAGTTCGGATAAAGCCAGGGGTCTGAGCCATCGGCAAATTTCTGCAGCTCTTCTTCGCTCCATCGCGGTGTTTGGTTGGAGTTGACGAGCGCTTCATTCATCAATGATGCATACTCTGCGCCATTGATGTATTTCGGAAGGCGCATAGCAGTAAGGCCTGCAAATTCTGAACGGAAAGTGATCTGCGGTTTTCCGGTGGCGCCTCTTTTTGTATTGATCAATATAACGCCATTGGCACCACGAACTCCATAAACAGCCGTTGCGGAAGCGTCTTTCAGTACAGTAAAGTTCTCGATTTCCTGAGCGTTGATCTGGTTCATATCGCGCTCTACTCCATCGATCAATACCAGCGGGCCGTTGTTGGCAAAAGTAGACAGGCCCCTGATATACACCTGCGCGGCATCGTAACCAGGCTCACCACTAGACTGCCTTGTTATGATGCCCGGAAGCTTGCCGGCAATGGCGTTTGACAGGGAAGGCGTGGATACCCGCTGCACTTCTTTTACGGAAATAGTAGACAAGGATCCTGTTACTGAGACCTTCTTTTGGGTGCCGTACCCGATCACTTTTACTTCATCGAGACTGTTATCATCAACGCGTAAAAGTTTTACGGCAAAAAAGGTCTTTTTACCTACGGCGATGGTCTGCGTTTTGTAACCTACAAAAGAAAACTGGAGAGAATCGGTTTCGCTAACATCGCCGATGGAAAAGTTACCTTCAGTGGAAGAGACCACTCCTTTTTCTGTTCCCCTGATCCTTACAGACACTCCCGGGAAGGGTTGATCTTTTTCATCGGTGATCTTTCCGGTGATGACGGCCGCGGGTGCTGCCTGAAAATCGTTTACCGGCAGTGCATCTTTCGCTTTTTTCATACCGGAATCCGGATCCTCGTTGAGAGGACTGGCGATTCCTGCTTTAATGCCTCCGAGCAAAAGCAGGATAAGTAGAAATCGTTGTAGCATGAGCATCGCAGTTAGTGGTTGTTTATACTTTAGAAAAACGCATAATTCAGGCATTTTGAGCGAGAGTTTAGTCGTTGGGACTAAAAAGTTGATTCAAATTGCGTTTTTGTTGCGTTTATTTACACAATAATAACCGCAATTATGATAGGTTCCAAATTTTTCTTAATATTGGCCCGCTCCTAAATTTTTTATATGAGAAAAGAGGAACGACACAAGCTTATCCTGAGGGAAATCAACCTCCATAACAAGGTGCTGTCAACGGATTTAAGTTCATTGCTGAAGATTTCGGATGATACGGTCAGGAGGGATTTGAAGGAATTGGCAGAATCGGGGAAAGTGTTGAAAGTGCATGGCGGGGCAGCCAGTAAATCATTTGTTGCGCCTTTCAATGCGCAAAACGAAGTTTATGCGTTAATGGAGAAGAAGAAAATTGCAGAAAAAACGCTAAAACTGATCCGCAACAATATGGTCATTCTCACGGAAGGAGGAACTACCATACTGGAGTTTGCGAAAATGATCCCGGATACACTGAAGGTTACTTTCTTCACTATCAGTCCTCAGGTAGCGATCACCTTATCCGAACACAGCAATTTAGATGTGATTACCATTGGGGGTAAACTTAATAAGAATGCCAATCTGCATATTGGAGCCAGTGTTATCAATGAACTGTCTGATCTCAAAGTGGATCTCAGTTTACTGGGAGCTAATGCTTTTTCTTCAGAAGAAGGATTGACAGATATGGACTGGGAAATCGTACAGGTAAAAAAAGCCATTATCAGGGCTTCTAAAAAAAGCGCAGTGCTGAGTATTTCAGAAAAATTAAATACTGTTCAAAGGATCAGGATCTGTGATCCCAATCAAATAAGTTATCTTATTACAGAACTGAATCCCGATGACCCTTTGTTGACTTCGTACAAAAAAAACGATCTGCAGGTTTTGTAGTTGTTCGAATAAAAAAAATGACATTTCAGAACTCCAGGGCGGTGTGTACAAATTGCGAGTGCAGATTAGAATGTGTGGGAGAGGGCAAAAATGGGAGCATTGCGTGTCAATGCGCATAGCCATGTTAGTGAGAAATAAGCTTACTGATTTGTGGCAAAACAATGGCGGAGCCCAATATGTCTATTGTAAATAATCCGAATACACCAGTTAACAACATGATTTTTTAGCATTGTTTTATAGAATAAATAATAGTAGTAGTGAGAACATAATTGGATTTCATCCTCAAGTCAATCGACTTGGGGAGGGTTACGATTATGCTAACCCAAACGGGTTGACAAAGCTCTTGTTTGAAAAAAGCAGGGAAGGGGTCAGTGTTCCATCGGGATACTTTCACGAGAAGGCCAAACAAACAGATTTGGTTTCAGTAACTTTTGCTTCATCTCAATTATTGATTAGTCAAAAGCTAAAGGAAATAATCGTCGCTTCCAATCATTTCGGAATAGAGTTTTTCCAGACTGAATTAATTGGCAAATCTGGTTTGTCGTTTGAATACTGGTTTGTCAATCCGTATAATAGTCAATTGGAAATGCTTGATTTTTCAAAGTCGGAATTCAAATACTACGATGGCTGGTTAAAGAAAGTTATCAGTGTAGCCTCAATAGAGAATGAGGTTGCACTTGAAAAAGCGTTTATGGAAAATCGTCGCTCTGCTATCGATAATCCATACCCTAATCATCACCCCCTAAAGATTTGCAAAATTGTATTTAAAAGCTCCTCACCATTTACTTATGATTTATTCCCTGTTTGGGGTACTATATATCGTGGGATTGCATTTTTTGTATCCCAGCGTTTAAGAGAACAAATTGAACAAGCCAACTGCACGGGCATAATGTTTACAGACCCTAATCAGGCTTATCCATAAGCGAACACTGAAGCCATACCTTTTTAGGTCAGCTATTTATTGAACTCCGGCACGTCAGCATGGCTTTTTTTTGTGAATACCAGACGAGATAAACCGCTGAATGCTGAATGTGGATGAAACTTATCGCATCTTCGATCCATCATCGGCCACTAACCTTAACTCTTCCAATTGTCAATTTGCCGGTTAATTTGGCACTGTCAGATAGCCCTTTCGATAGGTTGGCGTCTGCAACAAAATGTAACAGTGCAGGCCCCGCGAAATGCAAAAAACGGGGTGTCATTTTGAGTGTTTATTAAGTGTCAGAAATAGTGCGAAGAAGTGTGAAAAAAGCGGGAGAAACTGACCTTCGATTAAAAGAAAAAAGGCTGCAAGTCAAAACTTACAACCTTTCTTTGTGCCCAGGACAAGATTCGAACTTGCACGTCCTTTCGAACACCACCACCTCAAAGTGGCTTGTCTACCAGTTTCAACACCTGGGCGCCATTCCCTTTCGGGGTTGCAAATGTAAAACCTTTTTGCAATTCACGAAATTCTTTTTCAAAAAACTGGAATATTTTTTTGAAATAAACTGGTCTGTTTTAATCAATTAGGTATGTAATCCTTACCTGACCTGTGTTTTGTTCTTCAGCACGATCCTGAAAGTGGTGCCTTTCCCTGGTTCGGACTGTTTTACGAACAGCTCACCGCGGTGATATTGCTCGATGATCCTTTTGCTGAGGCTCAGTCCAAGTCCCCATCCGCGCTTCTTGGTAGTGAAGCCGGGCTTGAACACTTTGCTGATATGCTGACTGCTGATGCCTTTTCCTGTGTCAGTCACATCGATAATAATACTGTTGGGATTTTGCTGGATCTGAATACTGATCTGTCCTTTTCCTTCCATTGCATCCAGTGCATTCTTCAGCAGGTTCTCGATCACCCAGTCGAACAGCGGTGGGGAGATCAGTGCTGCGATGTTTTCCTGGTTGTTCACATCCAGGCTGAACTGCACTTTTCCTGTGGCCCGCTTGCGGATGTATTCGATCATGGTGCCTACCTGCGTCACCAGGTTATGTTGTTCCAGTTTGGGCGCGCTTCCGATCTTGCTGAAGCGGTCCGACACCAGTTTGAGCCGGTCGATATCTTTCTCCAGTTCGGCCACGATCTTTTCATTGGCTTTTTCTTCGCGCAGCATTTCCATCCAGCCCTGTAAAGAGGTGAGGGGAGTGCCTAACTGGTGGGCAGTTTCTTTTGCCATGCCGGCCCATACCTGGTTCTGCGAGCTGCGGAAGCTGGTAGTGAGTGCAGTGAGTGTGATGATGATGAACAATCCAACTATCAATAATTGTACTATCGGGTAATAGCGGATCTGGTTGAGCAGCGAAGTGTGACCATAATAATAATGGTTGATCCTGGTGCTGTCGCGCGGATCTGTCCAGATGATCGGATCATTATCGCTCTGGAATTTTTCTTTTTTCTTTTGCAGCCAGGTGCTGTCTTCTGC
This portion of the Pseudobacter ginsenosidimutans genome encodes:
- a CDS encoding alpha-N-acetylglucosaminidase, encoding MKVMTGIKRTTALLAFSVILAIQVKGKVREDSSGFNKEAASGIIKRILPAYAHRFEVAYIPKENGKDVFELESSNGKIVLKGNNGISVASAFNYWLKNYAHCDVSWNSTNLAIPSPFPMVEKKIRKVTPHKYRHYFNYCTFNYTSSWWDWDRWQWEIDYMALNGINMPLAMTGQNAVWDRIYRKMGFGDADMDAFFTGPAYFMWFWAGNIDAWGGPLPKSWMISHEALQKKILARERELGMTPILPAFTGHVPPTFKDKFPKANLKKINWEGRFDDTYILDANDPLFNEIGSRFMEEQIKTFGTDHLYGADTFNEMYPPSNDSIYLNNISNAVYRSMASVDPEAVWVMQGWLFVDKKDFWQPDQIKAYLNAVPDNKLIVLDLWAEENPVWNRTDAFYGKPWIWSMLHNFGGRNSLYGNLAYLAKEPAEMVHDPNAGNMLGIGLVPEGIEQNPVVYSLMLDHVWDNQPIDLDKWLVKYAERRYGKRNKDTEEAWRILKNTAYSFEGNYESIIIARPTFNKDNDWAATDIPYDPAEFLQSWTSLMKASKRFGANDCYQYDLVAVARQVMANYATVLQQRFAQNFKSRNSIAFKKNTAAFLELIDDMDKLMATRKDLLLGVWLNDAKKWGTNEQEKRLYEKNARNLITLWGGKDAVLHEYAYRYWSGLFSGFYKKRWEMFIDDAGRILKTGTEFNQKVFDERIKEWEWKWVNGNEMYPDAPQGDPIAVSTEMYKKYAAKIAKEYKDNPELLKK
- a CDS encoding BT_3987 domain-containing protein, whose amino-acid sequence is MKKIIQLFTLLTAILFLSCGKKVFVNEDIPGASEFTMVYMPQANAPLEKAVLITDSLYQFTYSAFIGGSLKNGADVKVKFDVLPEMVDSFNLKNGTSYSILPQGSYVLNDPEAIISSGNQSTSALHISVKTLGFILPFETYLLPISITNADVKINNSIRTTYYIITGSYSPGEVPREKVYSFGANAGTSMFDFGGKLIHKTPDGQLLLYPVANDGTFEAPAQIGVGWNIFDMVFYYGGNRLIGREASGGGNITQYVIDANGNFGASKKIGFGWGIFSNIIPYKGALLGINGGGSMTMYPLEAEDFNYGQIRQIGIGWNTFAQIFPYQNSLLTIDANGNLYQYPLSDDGNFGVRKHVGSGWDMYPLVFASGTDLLALDNAGDLWRYKFNPAGFWPLKK
- a CDS encoding RagB/SusD family nutrient uptake outer membrane protein, whose amino-acid sequence is MKKNTRNILFGLLTLNLVFNVSCKKDFLDKGPEEDIAIQDAFKQRRYAEAFLTDIYAGLPNEIYFTDFADINPFIIASDEMNIPWPEKFPKLMNKGSWNSYNVTGQIYKNMYEGIRKANIFLKYFELTPVSTELTAENKQRWNGEAIFLRAFYHFQLMRIYGPVPVLDYPVNVSDDFTAIKRKTLDECVDFVVSECDKAISMLDMHVATNRDLGRPTEAAALALKARVLLYSASPLWNGNPDYKNFADKQGNRLFPQEYKAEKWELAANAAKDCIDKCEAAGYGLFRKYPNPVQNYQQLFLENNNTEVLFARNSGLDSWMEKCSFPGSLGGWNGWNPTQAQVDAYEMDNGQAPIQGYNADGSPVINPTSGYTETGFATADEPSGRWLAGISNMYVHRDPRFYATINYNGAFFIDRRLQFWQTGADGRGNSGRDYNTTGYLLKKFSDPAVSIPQQRFTLKTWIFFRLGEMYLNYAEALNEARNTPVTEVYNSINAIRNRAGMPDLPAGLNVSQMRDAIRNERRVELAFETHRFFDAHRWKIAAQTDKGPVYGMNISAGTSLQDVNYYKRTMIEQRVFESPKHYLFPIPQSEIDKNPNMVQNPGW
- a CDS encoding SusC/RagA family TonB-linked outer membrane protein, translating into MLQRFLLILLLLGGIKAGIASPLNEDPDSGMKKAKDALPVNDFQAAPAAVITGKITDEKDQPFPGVSVRIRGTEKGVVSSTEGNFSIGDVSETDSLQFSFVGYKTQTIAVGKKTFFAVKLLRVDDNSLDEVKVIGYGTQKKVSVTGSLSTISVKEVQRVSTPSLSNAIAGKLPGIITRQSSGEPGYDAAQVYIRGLSTFANNGPLVLIDGVERDMNQINAQEIENFTVLKDASATAVYGVRGANGVILINTKRGATGKPQITFRSEFAGLTAMRLPKYINGAEYASLMNEALVNSNQTPRWSEEELQKFADGSDPWLYPNSDWTNATLKTDAWQTINNLSVTGGTDIIKYYTNIGFTLQDGIYKQDASNKFKTNANIKRYNFRSNIDINLSKKLTMQLGLGGIIQNGNYPGFSAPSIFEALKVISPIAYPIRNPDGSPGGAQTFIGWNPWARVTQSGYSTQNRSTLQGTFAARWDLSSFTTKGLSLRGLFSYDHYAQTNNVRLKEFEVKRYLGKDPVTNEDMYSTSFREEKPLGYYTENASNRAIYTELQLNYDRVFNSHAVTAMLLYNQRDYVNLTAADSRSNIPFRRQGIAGRATYNYDSRYLAEFNFGYNGSENFPKGNRFGFFPSASIGWVVSNEMFWNVSFVNNLKLRASHGLVGNDQIGQRFLFQSTVRTQGQSYYFGPNQELLAGMEEDAIGNPNVTWETAVKNNIGLDIGLFNDKLTIQFDAFNEDRKDILIQRQTVPAVAGFFPWSIPYGNLGRIRNKGFDGLIEVRNTTASGFYYSFRGNFTYAKNEIIENDEPAKRYAYLSGKGLPLGQSFAFIAEGLFQSQEDIDISPRQTFSNVRVGDVKYRDINADGIIDAFDQIPVGHPRLPQITFGFGTTVAYKDFDASIYFTGAAKTSIFMSGVSMWPFYDGLGVNNVMREYYDNRWTPSNTNARYPAIDVGNNPNNFLNSTLWMRKGDYLRLRNAEIGYTMPQKVMNRIGISRFRVFVNAVNLVTWDHIKVMDPESNDGTGGYPLQRSVNVGFQVDFK
- a CDS encoding DeoR/GlpR family DNA-binding transcription regulator codes for the protein MRKEERHKLILREINLHNKVLSTDLSSLLKISDDTVRRDLKELAESGKVLKVHGGAASKSFVAPFNAQNEVYALMEKKKIAEKTLKLIRNNMVILTEGGTTILEFAKMIPDTLKVTFFTISPQVAITLSEHSNLDVITIGGKLNKNANLHIGASVINELSDLKVDLSLLGANAFSSEEGLTDMDWEIVQVKKAIIRASKKSAVLSISEKLNTVQRIRICDPNQISYLITELNPDDPLLTSYKKNDLQVL
- a CDS encoding imm11 family protein yields the protein MTKLLFEKSREGVSVPSGYFHEKAKQTDLVSVTFASSQLLISQKLKEIIVASNHFGIEFFQTELIGKSGLSFEYWFVNPYNSQLEMLDFSKSEFKYYDGWLKKVISVASIENEVALEKAFMENRRSAIDNPYPNHHPLKICKIVFKSSSPFTYDLFPVWGTIYRGIAFFVSQRLREQIEQANCTGIMFTDPNQAYP
- a CDS encoding sensor histidine kinase codes for the protein MIQPLFNWRTGLAIVAIAIVSGTIFYSQFLARKIAREERAKVEQWVEAGKLLMNDTTGLSDQLAGMIITENTTIPIIETDEKDQITQYVNLDSASIAEDSTWLQKKKEKFQSDNDPIIWTDPRDSTRINHYYYGHTSLLNQIRYYPIVQLLIVGLFIIITLTALTTSFRSSQNQVWAGMAKETAHQLGTPLTSLQGWMEMLREEKANEKIVAELEKDIDRLKLVSDRFSKIGSAPKLEQHNLVTQVGTMIEYIRKRATGKVQFSLDVNNQENIAALISPPLFDWVIENLLKNALDAMEGKGQISIQIQQNPNSIIIDVTDTGKGISSQHISKVFKPGFTTKKRGWGLGLSLSKRIIEQYHRGELFVKQSEPGKGTTFRIVLKNKTQVR